In Drosophila willistoni isolate 14030-0811.24 chromosome XR unlocalized genomic scaffold, UCI_dwil_1.1 Seg144, whole genome shotgun sequence, one DNA window encodes the following:
- the LOC111519760 gene encoding uncharacterized protein LOC111519760, whose amino-acid sequence MIFTSPILLFIYNSMLLHLIRCGSDALEASVNVEGIGDLQVPILLGDYLKNIWVENLIINTFILIPAFIQHRYFSFPLAFLLTWNFFIFQCVLAYVVTLLWMLWWSSLSTFYYMSLGSIGILLNVIHFVLIIDTMGLQTVLQENKVNAEEHREDSMETS is encoded by the exons atgATTTTTACCTCGCCCATACTGTTGTTTATCTATAATTCAATGTTGCTTCATTTGATCCGATGTGGAAGTGACGCTCTGGAAG CAAGTGTGAATGTTGAAGGTATCGGCGATTTGCAAGTGCCTATTTTATTGGGCGATTatctaaaaaatatatggGTTGAAAATCTAATAATCAATACATTTATCCTAATACCAGCATTTATACAG CATCGTTATTTCAGTTTTCCATTGGCATTTTTATTGACATGgaattttttcatatttcaatgCGTTTTGGCCTATGTGGTGACACTTCTCTGGATGTTATGGTGGAGCAGTTTGAGTACCTTCTATTACATGAGTTTGGGTTCAATTGGCATTCTACTTAATGTCATTCATTTTGTACTGATCATCGATACAATGGGATTGCAGACTGTTCTTCAAGAAAATAAGGTAAACGCAGAAGAACATCGTGAAGACTCCATGGAAACAAGTTAA
- the LOC6639171 gene encoding thioredoxin reductase 2, mitochondrial yields MSLFKLLRARSLVPHRQLGIVAKSKYDFDLIVLGGGSGGLACAKEAVDHGARVLCFDYVKPTPVGTKWGVGGTCVNVGCIPKKLMHQASLLGEAVHEAVAYGWNVNDQNIKPDWQKLVKSVQNHIKSVNWVTRVDLRDRKVEYVNSKGAFFDDHTIEFVPKCGKRYIVTSEYIVVAVGGRPRYPDIPGAKEFGITSDDIFSYDKEPGRTLVVGAGYVGLECACFLKGLGYDPTVMVRSIVLRGFDRQMSNLLAAMMLERDINFLHTCIPDSVERQTDGRLLVKYHNTTTQAESSDVFDTVLWAIGRKGLIEDLNLQAAGVKTQNDKIVVDASEATNVPNIFAVGDIIHGRPELTPVAILAGRLLARRLFAGSEERMDYSDVATTVFTPLEYACVGMSEEQAIETHGVDNIEVLHGYYKPTEFFIPQKSVRYCYLKAVAEINGDQKILGLHYMGPVAGEVIQGFAAALKSGLTLKTLRNTVGIHPTTAEEFTRLTITKRSGRDPTPASCCS; encoded by the coding sequence atgtctCTGTTCAAGTTACTGCGTGCACGTTCTTTGGTACCCCATCGCCAATTGGGTATTGTGGCCAAATCGAAATAcgattttgatttaattgtcCTTGGCGGTGGCTCTGGCGGTTTGGCCTGCGCCAAGGAAGCTGTCGATCATGGTGCACGTGTCTTGTGCTTTGACTATGTGAAACCCACACCAGTTGGCACCAAATGGGGAGTCGGTGGCACTTGTGTGAATGTTGGCTGCATTCCCAAGAAACTAATGCATCAGGCATCTCTGCTGGGCGAGGCTGTACACGAAGCTGTGGCATATGGTTGGAATGTCAACGATCAGAATATCAAACCCGATTGGCAAAAACTAGTCAAATCGGTGCAGAATCATATCAAATCGGTCAATTGGGTCACTCGTGTCGATTTGCGGGACCGAAAGGTTGAGTATGTCAACTCGAAGGGAGCCTTCTTCGATGACCATACCATTGAGTTTGTTCCCAAATGTGGTAAGAGATATATAGTGACATCGGAATATATAGTGGTAGCTGTTGGTGGACGACCACGTTATCCAGATATACCGGGAGCCAAAGAGTTCGGCATTACCAGCGATGATATCTTTAGCTATGACAAAGAACCCGGACGCACTTTGGTTGTGGGCGCCGGCTATGTGGGCTTGGAGTGTGCTTGCTTCCTCAAGGGTCTGGGCTATGATCCCACCGTTATGGTACGTTCCATTGTGTTGCGCGGTTTCGATCGTCAGATGTCCAACCTTTTGGCAGCCATGATGTTAGAACGTGACATTAACTTCCTCCACACATGCATTCCCGACTCGGTGGAACGTCAAACGGATGGTCGTTTGTTGGTCAAGTATCACAATACGACTACCCAAGCCGAGAGTAGTGATGTCTTCGACACAGTTCTTTGGGCCATCGGACGTAAGGGTCTAATTGAGGATCTCAATCTTCAGGCTGCCGGCGTTAAGACCCAGAACGATAAGATTGTTGTCGATGCCAGTGAGGCCACAAATGTTCCGAATATTTTCGCTGTCGGCGATATAATACATGGCCGACCCGAATTGACTCCAGTGGCCATACTGGCTGGCCGTCTATTGGCCCGACGTCTCTTTGCTGGCTCCGAGGAACGCATGGACTATAGTGATGTGGCCACCACAGTGTTTACCCCCTTGGAATACGCTTGTGTCGGCATGTCCGAGGAACAGGCCATAGAAACGCATGGTGTGGATAATATTGAGGTACTGCATGGTTATTACAAGCCCACAGAGTTCTTTATACCACAGAAGAGTGTGCGTTATTGTTACCTCAAAGCTGTGGCCGAAATCAATGGCGATCAAAAGATCTTGGGTCTTCACTATATGGGACCAGTGGCTGGTGAGGTTATTCAGGGCTTTGCGGCAGCCTTGAAATCTGGTCTCACATTGAAAACCCTACGTAATACAGTGGGCATACATCCAACTACGGCTGAGGAGTTCACAAGGCTGACGATCACAAAGCGTTCGGGACGTGATCCAACACCAGCTTCGTGTTGCAGTTAA